The Polypterus senegalus isolate Bchr_013 chromosome 9, ASM1683550v1, whole genome shotgun sequence genome includes a window with the following:
- the LOC120535586 gene encoding LOW QUALITY PROTEIN: heme-binding protein 1-like (The sequence of the model RefSeq protein was modified relative to this genomic sequence to represent the inferred CDS: inserted 2 bases in 1 codon), translating to MFGKIKNSLLGSTEETPYKVLSTETKEDVNYEVRHYDGGXFACVDTDSRSFDEASREAVLKLLKYMGGSNDKGVGMGMTAPVSMIAFPKADGSLSGKLKAGLRLPTKFHVEPPKPIDEGIRIEDQPGMTVYSTQFGGYAKEADYRFHANRLMTVLGNGAPYQKNQYLCNVYDPPMKPYGRRNEVWLLQEEP from the exons ATGTTTGGGAAGATAAAAAACTCGCTGTTGGGGAGCACAGAAGAGACCCCCTACAAAGTTCTCAGCACGGAGACCAAGGAAGATGTGAACTACGAAGTGCGTCACTACGATGGAGG GTTTGCCTGTGTGGACACCGATAGTCGGTCATTTGACGAGGCTTCGAGGGAGGCTGTGCTTAAGCTGCTTAAGTACATGGGGGGCAGCAATGATAAAGGCGTTGGGATGGGAATGACTGCCCCAGTGTCTATGATTGCTTTCCCAAAGGCAGATGGCTCGTTGTCAGGGAAGCTGAAGGCCGGGCTTCGTCTTCCCACTAAATTTCACGTGGAACCACCAAAGCCAATAGACGAGGGCATCCGGATTGAAGACCAGCCAGGAATGACTGTTTATTCCACGCAATTTGGAGGCTATGCAAAAGAGGCAGATTACCGATTTCATGCAAACCGCCTAATGACTGTGCTGGGAAATGGTGCACCTTACCAGAAAAATCAGTATCTGTGTAATGTTTATGATCCTCCCATGAAGCCCTACGGACGTCGCAATGAGGTGTGGCTCCTGCAGGAAGAGCCGTAA